A stretch of Primulina tabacum isolate GXHZ01 chromosome 13, ASM2559414v2, whole genome shotgun sequence DNA encodes these proteins:
- the LOC142522885 gene encoding uncharacterized protein LOC142522885 isoform X3, translating into MAMVTVTATTTFSCRGSIIGGGSGGGDEVYVAAVPLRAKKGPGQLLMSAAYSLNFRDLKHFVVIIKPSATHQALAYDFQPEDPENILVALAAVSGCKVPAVGRWIHLHITMVPDGRDISDPPTRQLSFGLTYHHIFSMEIRSSGSLWGLIH; encoded by the exons ATGGCCATGGTCACGGTTACGGCCACGACCACTTTCTCATGTAGAGGATCGATAATTGGTGGCGGCAGCGGCGGCGGAGATGAAGTGTACGTAGCAGCCGTGCCGCTGAGAGCGAAGAAAGGCCCAGGCCAATTGCTCATGTCGGCTGCGTACTCTCTCAATTTCAGGGATTTGAAGCATTTCGTGGTTATCATTAAACCCTCCGCCACACATcag GCTTTGGCTTATGATTTTCAGCCAGAGGATCCTGAAAATATATTAGTGGCTCTTGCAGCAGTATCCGGTTGTAAAGTTCCTG ctgtaggtcgatggatccatctacatataaccatggtaccagaCGGCCGGGACATCAGCGACCCTCCCACCCGTCAATTGAgctttggccttacatatcatcatatcttttcgatggaaatacgatcgtcgggctccctctggggccttatTCATTAA
- the LOC142522885 gene encoding uncharacterized protein LOC142522885 isoform X1: MAMVTVTATTTFSCRGSIIGGGSGGGDEVYVAAVPLRAKKGPGQLLMSAAYSLNFRDLKHFVVIIKPSATHQALAYDFQPEDPENILVALAAVSGCKVPGVIQVRNIGKPPKRKCWFVGFSRVDAIDGALIFNERWETELKIGFHDCRDYCQGLVEYLTGKKVVLENLRDGLYSE, encoded by the exons ATGGCCATGGTCACGGTTACGGCCACGACCACTTTCTCATGTAGAGGATCGATAATTGGTGGCGGCAGCGGCGGCGGAGATGAAGTGTACGTAGCAGCCGTGCCGCTGAGAGCGAAGAAAGGCCCAGGCCAATTGCTCATGTCGGCTGCGTACTCTCTCAATTTCAGGGATTTGAAGCATTTCGTGGTTATCATTAAACCCTCCGCCACACATcag GCTTTGGCTTATGATTTTCAGCCAGAGGATCCTGAAAATATATTAGTGGCTCTTGCAGCAGTATCCGGTTGTAAAGTTCCTG GAGTTATACAAGTAAGAAATATTGGGAAACCTCCGAAGAGAAAATGCTGGTTTGTTGGATTCTCAAGAGTAGATGCTATAGATGGAGCCCTCATATTTAATGAAAGATGGGAGACTGAGCTAAAGATTGGGTTTCATGATTGCCGAGATTATTGCCAAG GACTGGTGGAATACCTAACAGGTAAGAAAGTTGTGCTGGAGAATCTTAGAGATGGCCTCTATAGCGAGTAA
- the LOC142523395 gene encoding uncharacterized protein LOC142523395 → MPQLLLVALRNLLPKGPRNAIFLLCAFYNELCQRVLDRNRLEQLEENIAEILCMLERYFSPAFFAISVHLTIHLAREARLCGPVQFRWMYPFERFMKILKGYVKNRARPEGCIAECYLAEEQMAFCSAYIKNDSSIGVRSNKNDDLEYGLSEGRPISKGKEKILEDHELQAAHRYVLFNIAEVEPYLQMHIDELKQTDHRFLSN, encoded by the exons TTTCTGTTGTGTGCATTTTACAATGAATTATGTCAAAGAGTATTAGACAGGAACCGTTTAGAACAACTCGAGGAGAATATTGCTGAAATTCTATGCATGTTGGAAAGGTATTTTTCACCCGCTTTCTTTGCCATCTCGGTTCACTTGACAATTCATTTAGCAAGAGAGGCTCGCTTGTGTGGGCCAGTCCAATTCCGTTGGATGTATCCATTTGAAAG ATTTATGAAAATACTAAAAGGGTATGTGAAGAACCGGGCAAGACCAGAAGGTTGCATAGCCGAGTGTTACCTCGCAGAAGAACAAATGGCATTTTGTAGTGCTTATATAAAAAATGATTCTAGTATTGGTGTTCGTTCTAATAAGAACGATGATTTGGAATATGGATTATCAGAAGGTCGTCCAATTTCtaaggggaaagaaaagattttagaggatcATGAGTTACAAGCTGCACATCGATATGTGTTGTTCAATATTGCAGAAGTTGAACCTTACTTACA gatGCACATTGACGAGCTTAAACAAACAGATCATCGTTTCTTAAGTAACTAA
- the LOC142522885 gene encoding uncharacterized protein LOC142522885 isoform X2 translates to MAMVTVTATTTFSCRGSIIGGGSGGGDEVYVAAVPLRAKKGPGQLLMSAAYSLNFRDLKHFVVIIKPSATHQALAYDFQPEDPENILVALAAVSGCKVPGVIQVRNIGKPPKRKCWFVGFSRVDAIDGALIFNERWETELKIGFHDCRDYCQGKKVVLENLRDGLYSE, encoded by the exons ATGGCCATGGTCACGGTTACGGCCACGACCACTTTCTCATGTAGAGGATCGATAATTGGTGGCGGCAGCGGCGGCGGAGATGAAGTGTACGTAGCAGCCGTGCCGCTGAGAGCGAAGAAAGGCCCAGGCCAATTGCTCATGTCGGCTGCGTACTCTCTCAATTTCAGGGATTTGAAGCATTTCGTGGTTATCATTAAACCCTCCGCCACACATcag GCTTTGGCTTATGATTTTCAGCCAGAGGATCCTGAAAATATATTAGTGGCTCTTGCAGCAGTATCCGGTTGTAAAGTTCCTG GAGTTATACAAGTAAGAAATATTGGGAAACCTCCGAAGAGAAAATGCTGGTTTGTTGGATTCTCAAGAGTAGATGCTATAGATGGAGCCCTCATATTTAATGAAAGATGGGAGACTGAGCTAAAGATTGGGTTTCATGATTGCCGAGATTATTGCCAAG GTAAGAAAGTTGTGCTGGAGAATCTTAGAGATGGCCTCTATAGCGAGTAA